In Sphaeramia orbicularis chromosome 5, fSphaOr1.1, whole genome shotgun sequence, the genomic stretch ACACCTACCACCCATCTCAGCGATGCTACCTTGGATTTTGCTGTGGTTCTTGCTTTAATAGATACTGTTGTCAGGACAGTTTCTTTCGCCTCAGTGAGGATAAACAGGAAGAGTGGTAAGCTACTTGATTTTGTAATTCATGATAAAGTGTACTacagtaaaaactaaactaaaaaatttGGTCTCAAAACCTTTTGTCAATTCCTTCTCAGTCTTGTTCTGTGCATGTGTAATCACAATAGAGGTGTGCATTTGCAGCCTCTAGTGCAATGATTTTGCAGCCCAAGCACAAGAAGTCACATCTTCCTGTTCAAGACCACCAGTATGGGAGATGTATTTGTCAGTTACAGCTAGAAAAACAAGCCTGATATTTATACAGATAGAGATGAAagtcactatatatatatatatatatatatatataaatgaagagttaattttatatttttaaataatCACCAATGTCATCATTGTACTTCATTGTTTGCTCCCACTGatctgtgatgatgatgattgttactattgttattaatatttttgatAAGATTGTTTTGTGTacatattttgtttctttttcagtgaTGAAAGATACACATATTCATCCACGGTGCCCTTGGTGTTTGGTATAACTGGCTTCATTGTCTTTATACTCATCGTCATCTGCTGCTGTGTGTGTCCCTGCTGCTGTTTGTACAAGATGTGTCGCAAACCACAACGTAAGTAGACACTTGCTATAAATAATTCAGTCCATTGTCGCCCATTATATTTTTAGATGCGTATGTGGAAATTAGTTCTTTGGCTCTGAGTACACCTGCCCTGATATTTACTGTAGCTCTAGATGTGGCCTTATGTATTGAATTAGAATGAGTAGTTCCAGATAACCTGAATTGTTAAATGTTGTTACTTGTAAATACTGTGTCGGAAGACTTTTTTGATGATttgttgctgttttcaggccagatcatcaaaaaaatgtaatattttatgtAGTGACTTTTATTTCTGTACATTCTGTGGAGTAAATAGTTGTAATTTTCAATCTTGTATAAACGTATTCTAATGAGAGGTGCTTTTCTAACATAATTGTGTTAATATCTTAAAAACCTAAGTAAAGGACCGTAGGTTAACTTTAGGTTAAATGAATAAGTATTCTTTTGGTTTCTAGTGTGTTGGAGTATTTGTCTGTCAAGTTTTCATAAAACATCATCAGGAGACTCATTTGAGATGGAATGGCCCACCCACCACATGACTTTCATTACTGCAATTGCTTGGACACAGTAACAGTAACGCAGGCATTTGAGCACAAGCTGATTTGGGGTGCACAAATTACCAGTGTTTCACAAAGTAATTGTAACATTTATGAGAGATCCAAGCTGTGACGTTCCTTGTTTGACATTTTTCTTAGTTCTCAGATTTGCAAGGTttcacatctctttttttttttgtggtatttTGTGGTGAGCAGTGTTTCTCACTCATTCTCATTTTCTCTTAACTGATATTTGATCTTCGAAGACTAGAACAAACACCTAATTTTTACTACCGTTTTAAATACGTCAGTACATTTATCCTGAATGTAAATAAATCTGAAATAAATACGACTGTTAATCCAGCTATATTTTTCTATATACATTTGGATTTACTCTACTTTTTTGGGTTAGCTAATCATAAAAAGCCCCCAGCACTGTTCTCTCTCCTTGCTCTCTCCAGCATAGATCACATAAGGTCCTTTTCCCCACAGTGTCCCTGCCACAAAATTACATTCAGCATCCTGACTCTGACAATCCTTCTGCCGCTGCTGTGACCACTCCCATGTTTAAGCAGTTTGTGGTACATTTAGACCAGACTTTTACGTTTGTTGAGACAGGACGTCACAATCAAAATTATACGTTTTTGTGTGCCAAAGTCCCCCATCATTAAGTAACACCACTGAAATACTGTAGATTTAGGAACTAAGCTCAGTGTCATGCTTGCAAACAGTTCTCCTATATTTTGAAACAAACCGGTGTTCACCATAATTTCATTACTCTGGCTTTATTTCAGTCATATTTCTAAAACTATACATAAGGAAAATTTACTTAAGTAGCTCTTGATACAAACTTCATTCATTACTACAAATATCCATCAACACTGTTGAGTGAGGTAGCATATCGGAATAGCTAAAGTTTAAACAGAAGAAAGAAATCTAAATAGGGCAGTTTATTAACATGCGCTCTGATGCAGTGTGCAAACACTTACACAAACTCATCACAGGAAGTATGTACCCAGACAAGCACAAGCAGAGCAGTTTTGTGGTTATTTGTGTTGTTACCACATAATGTTTAATGCCTCTCGGATGCTCAGATTACCTAGGTTAAGGTTTGCTGTGCAGCAGCTAAACTCTGGCACAGAACAGTAGGTTAAAACAGTACAAGAATGTGGATTCCCCTGATCGAGACTGTTGCATGTTGGGATCACGGCCAGGAATGTCAGAGCTCCACCTCATATGACTCACTGCTTCCACAACCAACAGTTGGGAAAACCAGAGACCATCACACGTCATTTACAGGAAATGGTCATGTTGCCTCCCACTctgttaaggaaaaaaaaacatggttggGAAATGACTGACTGACACACAAACATCCACCCATGCCTTAggtgcttcttcttttttttttttttttctttttttttcttttatcttttgttTAAATGACAGTGCCAGGTTAACACTTTAAAACTCCATTTCCTAAATGAAAATGAGAATAGTAATGGAGAAAGAATTATTTCTTGTAGtcattttgactttgttttcctAGTAGTAGGGTccagtactgtttttttttttttttttcttttttttttcagttgctaAATGCAGAGGTGATGTTCTACAGTTAAGCATAGTCACATATGTTGACCAAATGACCTGTCTGAGTCAAATCAAAACTTCCCTTTGTGTAACGGGTTATTTTGGTCATGCGGTAAAAAGGAAATAACATTTAAGATGGTGActacttcagtgttttttttttgcggggggCCAGTTGTATGCTGATGTTAGTGGACTGTACGCCTCAGATGTCATTTATGAGATGTGAAAATTAGGTCTGTGAACTGTTTTTAACTCCTGTTTATCAAACAGATGGCAAGGACCACAAAACAGCAGCTGTTAGTCAAGgctaattttagtttagtttagtgtggtCATTTTTTTTAACTGGTGCACAGTTCCTCCCACATCTGTACTTCCTCTTTTTATCTGAAACTGTGGCCATGAAAAAGAACAATATTACCAGTGTCATAAATGCATAGGTAACCTTTTAtttcaaaaactgaacaaaaacctaaaataaacaaaaaagaataaatatgcAATTGGGGCATGTGCAAAAGTCTGGGCATCCTACACACTTAGTACCCAGTAAGGGGACCCCCCCCACAGCAAACATCACAACATCCAAATGTTTTTCGTACCAGCTGAAAGTCTTTCAGTTCTTGTTTTTGTGATTATTCTGCCATTCTTCCTAACTATACATCTCTAGTTCTCAATGAAATACTACCTTCAGGATTTCAATGATGTTTAAGTCTGGGGCCTGTGACAACTGTTCCAAAACCTCCAGCTGTCTCCTGTGGTAGTCCACGGTAGATTTCAAAGTATGGTTCGCATCATTAATCTGTTCCAAAAGGTGTGATGTTGGCTTCCAGAATTCATCCTAATGTAGTTATAGTTTGGGCAGTTTGAAATATGCAGTGAGGTATGATGTTGTCATGTAAGCATTGTTTCCAAAGAAACTCTCAGACCAAATACTTGACTCTCAGCTGTTATATTAACTGAGCATCTTACAAATGTTCAAACCCGGGCCGTGCTTCCTATTTATAAAATAATTAAGTAATAGCAAGAGTCATGTTATTTTAAAAGACTGAAAttcttatatacatatacatctaATATTTGATATATCAGCCTGTTTCACTTTTCACTCTCGTTGACCACCATGCTGTCATGTAAGAGAAACCAGGATTATTAATGCTAGTGGACATGATTAATTAATCAGTCAACACTAAAGCTCTAATGTGGAGTAAAGCTCTTGAGATTCTTTCTGTTTCTATGACATGAAGTTGCAAATTTGTCAGTTCTGCTGTGAGCAGTGCACCTTGGGAAAACTGTAGTTATTGTAACTCTAGCTTTGTGAGTATGTGCAAAGTGCTCTAAATAGATTTTAGATTAGGATTTTCAACAATACAAATGCCTCAAGTATTGGCAGGGACAGTTCTGTCCATTAAAATATGCATCTCCGCTTTATTGATTTTAATGTCTcttgtgtttctgtgttgtttGCTTACAGCTGTGATAGCTACCACCACCCACACCACAGTGGTCACCAGCACTCCTCAACACTACCCCCAGCAGCCAACTGCAGTGCCTCAGTCCTACCAGGGGGCGCAGTACCCAGCCTACCAGCCTGTACCTGTCCAGCCTGGTTACGGAGCCCAGCCTATGCCCACGATGCCCTACCAGGGACAGCCGTACAAACCAGGACCACCACCAACATACCAAGAAGCCAGTGGGTTTACACTCTTTATCATCAAGTGTCACATGACTCACTGTAGTAACTGTCAGTCGTCTATAGTATTGCTTCTTTGTGTGTTAAACAGATTAGTATCAGAATAGCTAAAGCCAGAAGCTGAGCTGTAAAAACTGCCACTGGTTAATATGTTAGAAAGTCAGTATCAAAttttaaattgtgataaatatatATCGATCAAATGGGAAGAAAAATGGTAAGCTGTCATATCGCTCAGTCAGCTGCCATGTATTTTTGCAaagaaattgttaaataaaaatggATATAATGGTTTGGAAAATCAATGCAGTATTGCAGAACAATGTATTCAACTGTATCTGCATTTACTTATACCCCAGTGGTTATTTTGTTTGACAAAAGTGAAGATGTGCTTATTATCAAACCTCTCCTAATCCTGTCTTGTTTTCTTGCTGTGTCCAGCTGGTCCTGCCTACCCTGTCAGCCCGATGCATTACAGCCAAGCCGCATTCACCCCTGGGCAGCCGTCGTACCCTCTACAGCCTCCTGTCCAGCCGCAGCCTGTTGCTCCACCCCCACAGCCAGACTACTTAGCCCAGCCAGCATACAATCCCGATTATGTAGCACCTCCACCCTAGATGGGATAAAGGACCAGACCCCTGGTTTTCAGCCACTTTAGTCATGCTACAACATTTTGGAACTTGGCAAAGCTGGAAATGTGTAATCTGAATTGAGAGGAGGTTCGTTCTTAAGCATCTTAATTCACATATTTTcttggttaatatgtgaatgCTATGACACATTTGTTGCAGATGTCCTGTCAAAAAAGCTGCCAAGTGAAAATGTTGATGCTTCTTGGTTCATGTTGCATGGACTGATAAATCTTCTTTGTGTATTGCTATATCTCAGTCATCTTAGTCATAAAACCACTGAGTGTGATTTTAAAGAGTAGGTCAAATGCTCTGTCTTTCTTTTAACCTCCATTTCCCTTTTTGCTGCTATCTATACTGTGTGTACAGGCTAAACTTGTTTGTTCTACTTCTTCACCGTCTACCTTTAATACAAAATACTCAGTGGTCAAACTTTGGCAAAGTGCTGGTGACTGGTGCCATAATCTTATTTTACACAGTACTTTTTATTTCTTAGACTCTAGAGGGTTTATAATTCTTTTATATGTATAATACTTGGGAACAAAAAGTCCAAAATGTTGTCTCCCTTTGCCCCTATGAGGATAACGAACTGAGTGGAGACAAAAAGCCTTTCTTTTTTAAACTCCCAAacttagggatgcactgatctgtTGGCTGGTATATGCCTTTTTGACTACCATTGGCCTATAAatcaataaatgataaatgagTCAATAATGTAACACGGCGGTTACCAATGGAAGTGGCCGATGACCATATGCTCTTACAAAAGACTTCCTGTGTGATAATGTAGCATCTTGACTGCAGCCACGCTCTCTATTCATTCATTTCCATTGCTGTTGTACTAATTTGGGTTTAGTATGTTGCAGATTGTCTTGTCTTGAATTTCAAGTGGACCATGTTGTGTCCTGAACTATGTGTCTATGTAAGTGTACTGACTAAATTATTAGTTAATTTAAGTCTAGCTCAGTGATGCAAACTAGAATTTAGCTTGCTAGCAGTTAGCAACAGAACACCATAAAAACATAGTAAACAaatataaccctaaccccctgaAAAACATCAGAATCAGCTTGGGCTAAACTGGTATTTTAGCCATCGGTATCAGGCCAGAATTTCAGGATCTGCACGTCCCTTCCCCAAACCCCTCTGTGAAAAGGGAATGTTTGTTCTACGCTACACAGCTTTTTATATCAATACAGCAAACACTTTGCATACACTTCCGTATGTTCAGGCAgaagggagatttttttttttttttttttttttgctcaggttgtgtgtttttaattagtTTAGATCTGTATGTTTTTCTAAGCTGAAATGCATCGGCAGCTTTGAATGATGAAACCAAACGAGATTTATTTCTTTACAGTTTAACATTTGCCTTGTTGAATCCAAAAAAGGTATATCCAGTATACAAAATGCAAGAGCACCTGTGCCTTCTctgtcattttacaaaaaaattcatgTATATCATTCAAAAGTAAATTTCATCTGTTTAATTATTAAAACATTACTTAAACCAGCAACAACTAGTCTGTCTAGATAAGATAAACAGCGTTGCCTTTTAGCTTTAATTCCGTATTTATATCAAACTGTTAgtgttctgttctttttgtttaggtcatttttttctttttcagtattGTATCATTTGCCTTGTCAAATGTTAATGTTCCTATGTATAAATTGGTGTCCTTATTAGGCTGTTCCAACAGACAATTTGAATAGGTTTCATTTAGTGACTTTTCTTCTCAAACTTCACAAGAACTCCTCCTTTCCTCTGCTCTGTCACATGTTTTGCTTCAGCCTTgccatgacatctgttttttagCTGAAATTACTTGAAAATAGTTTCACTCAAGTGACTTCTTTTGACCCTGCTCAAAGACAGAACTCATGACATTCATATTTTGAGCCACATTGGTTGAAATCTGTCACTTTTATTTCTTTTCAATAGCAGTGGTCCGTGAATTTAATAACATACTTATCAATATTTACTGTCGCTGAGGTTAATGGGTACAAGTTTCAGAATAACATTCCATCCTGTGACTTATTACCCATTCAAGTATGAGATCactgctaataaaaaataaaatgatcttttttttgggTCCAAGTAGGTGTGTGATCCTTTCATATTTTACATTTGCGACTGTTTATGAGGAATGTACATGCATGTGTTCCAATCTGTGTAGTGACATTGTTGTAGACCTGCATTTTCTGTGAATCCTGTCTTCATAAAGGCATCGTGCCTGCGATACCAATCTTGGCCAGTGTTCAAGGCGTTTGTGTCCATTTTGTGTGTATGGATGACATCAGTTTATGTTTTTCTGTGTAAAAGTTAAAAAGCATTTTGTTCTTGTTCCATCTGTGCTTCATGTTCAAGAACTGTCACTGTTGCTACTCTGAGACTATCTGTACATTGCTTTTATTCTGTTGAAATCACATCTTTCATTCAGCTGATGTCAATAAAaagtatattttctgtttttgacagtGTTTATTGAAATATCAGAACTTGAGGCAATAAGTAGTTTTTGTATCAAGTATAGACTCAATAAATGATAAATAGATGACTAAAAACACTTGGATAacaaaaaattacttaaa encodes the following:
- the LOC115420060 gene encoding protein shisa-5-like, encoding MASALCTVVVCAVFVFLAPGVSAGGKCEAYTDLTNTYHPSQRCYLGFCCGSCFNRYCCQDSFFRLSEDKQEECDERYTYSSTVPLVFGITGFIVFILIVICCCVCPCCCLYKMCRKPQPVIATTTHTTVVTSTPQHYPQQPTAVPQSYQGAQYPAYQPVPVQPGYGAQPMPTMPYQGQPYKPGPPPTYQEATGPAYPVSPMHYSQAAFTPGQPSYPLQPPVQPQPVAPPPQPDYLAQPAYNPDYVAPPP